The following are encoded in a window of Leptospira selangorensis genomic DNA:
- the secD gene encoding protein translocase subunit SecD, whose product MKSVQWIFVPILVVASSLTLLYPNFAERELELAVRKEFKELPEETRKEVLSNFAERWKTDYNPKSDWQIEPDPNIFPDQDYYLVKGRFITSAKINQLSQENQELILEPKNKLRPTWVEEYIFGGRPLAIRLGLDLQGGMRVVLKGDFDDYTSKLKDSYTKEIEELTRKKSDASLSEKERKEAQDKLKEIESYFELTPSRKLAELEKAKLIIDNRLTNQNLTEPQVRIQKDQDSIEVSLPGVSNSSQILDIIRNTETVEYRLREPSDSNANSRGTYHDAIELEEMKLMNEGRKEETEIVKFQNIVKQKLGKDEQDKFLAAMEKKYNIPEKYKLYVKWSRANNPKASLLPREFVVLERAISLDGKDMRNARESYDQNRLSYYVSFSLTSQGAEKFFDITSKNVGRQLAIVWGDKVISDPVIRSPIAGGNAQIDGEFGQKEATDLANVISEGALPIPLNVLEMRFIGPTLGIESIEVGLKAVLLGFALVIVFMLVIYRLSGFVADIALLVNVIVLMALLSLMGFTLTLPGFAGIILTVGMAVDANVIIYERIKEELASGKHVSAAVAQGFDNAFWTIMDSNVTTLISGILMIKLGNGPIKGFAITLCWGIITSLFTSLFLSRMIMDLLVNKFGVRKLRIGFKKLESKNV is encoded by the coding sequence TTGAAATCTGTCCAATGGATTTTTGTTCCAATATTGGTAGTAGCGTCTTCATTGACGCTTCTTTATCCAAACTTCGCCGAAAGGGAATTGGAACTCGCAGTAAGAAAAGAATTTAAAGAATTACCTGAAGAAACCCGCAAAGAAGTTCTTTCTAATTTTGCGGAAAGATGGAAAACCGATTATAACCCGAAAAGCGATTGGCAGATCGAACCTGATCCTAATATTTTCCCGGACCAGGATTATTATCTAGTCAAAGGAAGATTTATCACTTCCGCAAAGATCAACCAGCTTTCTCAGGAAAACCAGGAACTCATCTTAGAACCTAAGAATAAACTTAGACCTACTTGGGTAGAAGAGTATATTTTCGGTGGAAGACCTTTGGCGATCCGTCTGGGATTGGACTTACAAGGTGGAATGAGAGTCGTTCTGAAAGGTGATTTCGACGACTATACTTCTAAATTAAAAGATTCTTATACAAAAGAGATCGAAGAGCTTACTCGCAAAAAAAGTGACGCTAGTCTTTCCGAAAAAGAAAGAAAAGAAGCTCAAGACAAACTGAAAGAGATCGAAAGTTATTTCGAATTAACTCCTAGTAGAAAACTTGCAGAGTTAGAAAAAGCTAAGTTGATCATCGACAACCGTCTGACCAACCAAAACTTGACCGAACCTCAGGTGCGTATCCAGAAGGACCAAGATTCTATCGAGGTTTCTTTACCAGGTGTAAGCAACTCTTCTCAGATCCTAGACATTATCAGAAACACTGAGACCGTGGAATACAGATTGAGAGAGCCATCTGATTCAAACGCAAACTCCAGAGGAACTTACCACGACGCGATTGAGTTGGAAGAAATGAAACTCATGAACGAGGGCAGAAAGGAAGAAACTGAGATCGTAAAATTCCAGAATATAGTTAAACAGAAACTGGGAAAAGACGAGCAGGATAAATTCCTGGCGGCTATGGAGAAGAAGTATAATATCCCTGAAAAGTATAAATTATACGTAAAATGGTCCAGAGCAAATAACCCTAAGGCATCCCTACTTCCTAGAGAATTTGTAGTTCTGGAAAGAGCTATCTCTCTCGACGGAAAGGACATGAGAAACGCTCGTGAGAGTTACGACCAAAACAGACTTTCCTATTACGTTTCCTTCTCCTTAACTTCTCAAGGTGCTGAGAAATTTTTCGATATCACTTCTAAAAACGTAGGAAGACAACTTGCAATCGTTTGGGGAGACAAAGTTATCTCTGATCCAGTAATTCGTAGTCCTATCGCAGGCGGTAACGCTCAGATCGACGGAGAGTTCGGACAAAAAGAAGCTACGGATCTCGCAAATGTGATCAGCGAGGGTGCACTTCCGATCCCATTAAACGTTCTGGAAATGAGATTTATAGGTCCTACTTTAGGGATCGAATCCATCGAAGTAGGATTAAAAGCGGTTCTTTTAGGATTCGCACTCGTGATCGTATTCATGTTGGTAATCTATAGATTGTCCGGCTTTGTTGCGGATATTGCACTTCTTGTGAACGTAATCGTGCTTATGGCACTTCTTTCCTTGATGGGATTCACTTTGACCTTACCTGGTTTTGCGGGGATCATCCTCACCGTGGGTATGGCGGTGGACGCTAACGTTATTATCTACGAAAGAATTAAGGAAGAATTGGCTTCCGGAAAACATGTGTCTGCCGCGGTTGCCCAAGGATTTGATAACGCTTTCTGGACGATTATGGACAGTAACGTGACTACTTTGATCTCAGGGATCTTGATGATCAAACTTGGAAACGGACCGATCAAAGGATTTGCGATCACTCTTTGTTGGGGTATCATCACTTCCCTGTTTACCTCATTGTTCTTGAGTAGAATGATCATGGATCTATTGGTAAACAAATTCGGAGTTCGTAAACTTCGGATCGGATTCAAAAAACTGGAGTCCAAAAATGTTTGA
- a CDS encoding riboflavin synthase, with protein MFTGLIETTGKIESVQDTGDGKIFKVITAWKDPDLKNGDSISVNGACHTVTSFQESGNKFEFYSSYKTLELTNFGSFQVGTKINLERSVQPHTRMGGHFVTGHVDLTGTILLSEEKDSGKVRRFVISHDPLFTKYFAVRGSVTVDGISLTIVDSKPGEFELVLIPETLIVTNASEAWKVGAKVNLEVDLIARYLEQLGKHG; from the coding sequence ATGTTCACAGGATTAATAGAGACTACCGGAAAAATTGAATCCGTCCAAGACACTGGGGATGGTAAAATATTTAAGGTAATAACCGCTTGGAAAGATCCGGATCTAAAAAACGGCGACTCTATTTCGGTCAACGGAGCATGTCACACCGTAACTTCCTTCCAAGAAAGCGGAAACAAATTCGAATTTTATTCTTCTTACAAAACTTTAGAGCTCACCAATTTCGGAAGTTTCCAAGTAGGAACAAAGATCAATTTAGAAAGATCGGTCCAACCCCATACCAGAATGGGCGGCCATTTTGTGACGGGGCATGTGGATCTTACAGGTACGATTCTTCTTTCTGAAGAAAAGGATTCAGGAAAAGTAAGAAGGTTCGTAATTTCTCATGATCCATTATTTACCAAATATTTTGCGGTCCGGGGTAGCGTAACTGTGGACGGAATTTCTCTCACGATCGTGGATTCTAAACCCGGTGAGTTTGAACTAGTTTTGATCCCGGAGACTCTTATTGTCACCAATGCTTCCGAAGCATGGAAGGTCGGAGCCAAGGTAAACTTGGAAGTGGACCTGATCGCGAGATATTTAGAGCAACTAGGTAAACACGGCTAA
- the secF gene encoding protein translocase subunit SecF, with the protein MFDFIKYKYVSISFSAILIAVGFGVTFGKYGGFATSLDFDGGLRAVVEFPENVERKNLEEYFSAKNLEAVLVLMDKDKNDYQIDIGLGSVDQIKQLYIERKGKDSVEAKQASAIDALIGLLQEDFKLEKKKILSANQVGSVVGAELTSTGISLLGLTLFFIMIYLSFRFQFKFALGAILALIHDLVITIAFIGFFQIKPSVPIIAALLTLLGYSINDTIVVFDRIRENAGNLRDTFSKVINLSINQTLSRTFNTSVATLISVVAIIIGGAVELYDFAYVLTFGIILGTFSSVFIAAPLVDIYDTLSQRWKRS; encoded by the coding sequence ATGTTTGATTTTATAAAATATAAATACGTATCCATTTCTTTCTCTGCCATCCTGATCGCTGTCGGGTTTGGAGTTACCTTCGGAAAATACGGAGGATTCGCTACTTCTTTGGATTTTGACGGTGGTTTAAGAGCCGTCGTAGAGTTTCCGGAGAATGTAGAACGTAAAAACTTGGAGGAGTATTTCTCCGCTAAAAATTTAGAAGCAGTTTTGGTTCTAATGGATAAGGATAAAAACGATTACCAAATCGATATAGGCCTTGGTTCCGTTGATCAGATCAAACAACTTTATATAGAAAGAAAAGGTAAAGATAGTGTAGAAGCAAAACAAGCTTCTGCGATCGACGCATTGATCGGTCTTTTACAAGAAGACTTTAAATTAGAAAAAAAGAAAATTCTCTCCGCGAACCAAGTAGGTTCCGTGGTGGGGGCTGAGTTAACTTCTACAGGGATCTCTCTTTTGGGCCTAACTCTTTTCTTTATCATGATATATTTGAGCTTCCGCTTCCAATTCAAGTTTGCATTGGGAGCTATCTTAGCTCTAATTCATGACTTAGTGATCACGATCGCATTTATCGGATTTTTCCAGATTAAACCGAGTGTTCCTATTATCGCGGCTCTTTTGACATTACTCGGATATTCAATCAACGATACGATCGTGGTGTTCGATAGGATCCGTGAAAATGCTGGGAATTTGAGAGATACATTTTCTAAAGTGATTAACCTTTCGATCAACCAAACACTTTCCAGAACTTTCAATACTTCTGTTGCAACTTTGATTTCCGTAGTTGCGATCATCATAGGTGGAGCAGTGGAGTTATACGATTTCGCGTATGTTCTCACTTTCGGGATTATACTCGGAACATTCTCCTCCGTGTTCATTGCTGCACCACTCGTGGATATCTACGATACTCTGAGTCAGAGGTGGAAACGCTCTTGA
- a CDS encoding bifunctional diaminohydroxyphosphoribosylaminopyrimidine deaminase/5-amino-6-(5-phosphoribosylamino)uracil reductase RibD: MSSSLPDRIREELTRYSFVSTGYSSPNPPVACVLEDSNTGEILSSASTQKAGQNHAEREAYRLLREKFPNGKLPDHNAYVTLEPCSHYGKTPPCIDLFLKKKPVRLEYGWKDPNPLVSSHSGLNKLSEIGIQVIENAELAEISSQFLFGFRSRIEKRRPAFLLKTSLSKEGYFSSGEGLREKISSSESDVFLSMLRAKVDAILVGPNTVRVDDPGLDFRIPSSLPKIAPQILHVPENVGVNQNIGRNSYKGFSGLVSKVLEYSSDPEVFQIHKEKEKDYQPLRIFFLSDQNSISQNFLEKQNNINDRIGKKNAAFFLDEKKSYDANFLKRLENFSRFPLEKVSFSDIPRILEVLDSWEINTALVEGGNFLYKLFSSILSEEDAILQIRSNAVSFPKGILPEWNGKFSMEWKAELGSDLWELGRCSQD; encoded by the coding sequence TTGAGTTCTTCCCTCCCGGATCGGATTCGGGAGGAATTGACTCGCTATTCCTTTGTCTCCACCGGATATTCCAGCCCGAATCCTCCGGTGGCCTGCGTTTTAGAAGACTCAAACACCGGTGAAATTTTGTCTTCTGCTTCCACACAAAAAGCCGGACAAAACCACGCAGAAAGAGAAGCATATCGTTTGCTTCGAGAAAAATTCCCGAACGGAAAACTCCCCGACCATAATGCTTACGTAACTTTAGAGCCTTGTTCTCATTACGGTAAAACTCCTCCTTGTATTGATCTTTTCCTAAAAAAAAAACCTGTTCGATTGGAATATGGCTGGAAGGACCCGAATCCTTTGGTGTCTTCTCATTCCGGTTTAAATAAATTATCAGAGATCGGAATTCAGGTGATTGAAAACGCCGAGTTAGCCGAAATCTCTTCCCAATTCCTGTTCGGTTTTAGATCCAGAATAGAAAAAAGAAGGCCTGCTTTTTTACTCAAAACTTCTCTCAGCAAAGAAGGTTATTTCAGTTCGGGAGAAGGTCTCAGAGAGAAAATATCTTCTTCCGAGTCGGATGTATTTCTTTCTATGCTAAGAGCTAAAGTTGATGCGATCTTAGTCGGGCCGAATACCGTAAGGGTAGACGATCCAGGTCTGGATTTTAGAATACCTTCTTCTTTGCCGAAGATCGCACCGCAGATTTTGCATGTGCCTGAGAATGTCGGTGTGAATCAAAATATAGGTAGGAACTCCTACAAAGGATTTTCGGGACTTGTCTCTAAGGTTTTGGAATATTCTTCTGATCCTGAAGTTTTTCAGATCCATAAAGAAAAAGAGAAAGATTACCAACCGCTTAGAATTTTCTTTTTATCGGATCAAAATTCGATCAGTCAAAACTTTTTGGAAAAACAAAATAATATAAACGATCGTATCGGAAAGAAGAATGCCGCATTCTTCTTGGATGAAAAAAAATCTTATGATGCAAATTTTCTTAAACGATTAGAAAATTTTTCTAGGTTTCCATTAGAGAAGGTTTCTTTCTCTGATATCCCCAGAATTTTAGAAGTTTTAGATTCTTGGGAGATTAACACGGCACTCGTAGAAGGTGGAAATTTTCTATACAAACTATTTTCTTCCATACTTTCGGAAGAAGATGCTATCTTACAAATCAGATCGAATGCCGTTTCTTTTCCAAAAGGAATCTTGCCTGAATGGAATGGAAAATTTTCCATGGAATGGAAGGCGGAACTCGGTTCTGATCTTTGGGAGTTGGGAAGATGTTCACAGGATTAA